One window from the genome of Leptospira johnsonii encodes:
- a CDS encoding LIC_10463 family lipoprotein yields MKKILSFCSVSILFSLVLLYNCREDQRYEPLRFEKVTKAEASAFQAQVDGTILTGSWEYRFRIKQADRVTLLIEVLTDKPDLGVSLSRKGILFDSKIKCGKKISQLSPCKLEINNPEKGDYSLVLNHLSSDPSEVLSYRIFAAVHGPGYASVIWEEEVARR; encoded by the coding sequence ATGAAAAAGATCTTAAGCTTCTGTTCCGTATCCATCTTATTTTCTCTGGTCCTTCTCTATAATTGTAGGGAAGATCAGAGATACGAACCATTACGTTTCGAAAAAGTCACCAAAGCCGAAGCCTCCGCTTTCCAAGCACAGGTGGACGGGACCATTCTCACAGGTTCTTGGGAATATAGATTTAGGATCAAACAAGCCGACAGAGTTACCTTACTCATCGAAGTCTTAACGGATAAACCGGACCTGGGAGTTTCCTTGTCCAGAAAAGGGATCTTATTCGATTCTAAGATCAAATGTGGAAAAAAGATCAGCCAACTTTCTCCTTGCAAACTCGAAATCAACAATCCTGAAAAAGGAGATTATTCCTTGGTATTAAACCATCTTTCTTCCGATCCATCGGAAGTGCTTTCTTACAGAATATTCGCCGCTGTGCATGGCCCTGGCTATGCCTCGGTAATTTGGGAGGAAGAAGTTGCGCGCAGATAA
- a CDS encoding PA0069 family radical SAM protein, which translates to MNSKKRGTEELPPSRFDKIQREVWLEDRLDLGEESSPSTQFFWEDSKSVLTRNKSPDIPFDASINPYRGCEHGCIYCFARPNHSYVDLSPGLDFETKIFVKKDPAKLLAEELRKKKQALEPITIGTATDPYQPGERIYKNTRSLLEVLLEFKQPAAIITKSSLIQRDTDILSEMGKLGILKVFLSITTLDKELWSKLEPRAPAPARRMETLRKLTDVGIPTGVLFAPVIPFINDFEMEHLLEQASLSGAESAGMVFVRLPFEVAPLFEDWLTRHFPLKKERVLKVISEARGGKLYKATWGERMKGEGNYAKLLQKRFSICIKRFGLAKRRELRTDLFAVPSRYLLKKKKHEEFLPGLFPE; encoded by the coding sequence ATGAATTCCAAGAAAAGAGGCACGGAAGAATTGCCTCCTAGTAGATTCGATAAGATCCAAAGGGAAGTCTGGCTAGAAGATAGGTTGGATTTAGGGGAGGAGTCCTCCCCTTCCACTCAATTCTTTTGGGAAGATTCCAAATCTGTTCTCACTCGTAATAAATCGCCGGACATTCCATTCGATGCAAGTATCAATCCATATAGGGGTTGTGAGCACGGATGCATTTATTGTTTCGCAAGACCAAATCATTCTTATGTGGATCTTTCTCCGGGACTGGACTTCGAAACAAAAATATTCGTTAAAAAGGATCCGGCCAAACTTCTAGCGGAAGAATTAAGAAAGAAAAAGCAGGCCCTCGAGCCGATCACAATTGGAACCGCCACAGATCCATACCAGCCGGGAGAAAGGATCTATAAAAACACAAGATCTCTCTTAGAGGTTTTGTTGGAATTCAAACAACCTGCCGCAATAATCACTAAGTCATCTCTGATCCAAAGAGATACGGACATTCTTTCCGAAATGGGAAAATTAGGAATTTTGAAAGTGTTTCTTTCTATCACTACTTTGGATAAGGAGCTTTGGTCCAAGTTGGAACCTAGGGCTCCAGCTCCGGCAAGAAGAATGGAAACTCTACGCAAACTTACCGATGTTGGAATTCCAACAGGCGTATTATTCGCACCAGTAATTCCTTTTATCAACGACTTCGAAATGGAACATTTACTGGAACAAGCATCTTTATCAGGTGCAGAATCGGCCGGAATGGTATTCGTCAGATTACCGTTCGAAGTGGCGCCTCTATTCGAAGATTGGCTTACAAGGCATTTCCCGCTCAAAAAAGAAAGAGTTCTCAAAGTCATCTCTGAAGCCAGAGGAGGAAAATTATACAAAGCCACTTGGGGAGAAAGAATGAAAGGAGAAGGAAATTATGCGAAACTTCTCCAAAAAAGATTTTCCATCTGTATCAAAAGATTCGGGCTCGCAAAAAGAAGGGAATTAAGGACCGATTTGTTTGCAGTCCCTTCTCGTTATCTTTTAAAAAAGAAAAAACATGAGGAATTCCTACCGGGGCTCTTTCCGGAATAA
- a CDS encoding ArsR/SmtB family transcription factor, whose translation MDADNVFKALGDPTRRKLLDLLYEKNGQTLSQLCEHLDIARQSTTQHLGILEAANLVSTVWRGREKLHFINPVPLHEVYERWVRKFEQQRLSLLHDLKKELEGENNE comes from the coding sequence ATGGACGCTGATAATGTTTTTAAGGCGCTGGGAGATCCGACACGCAGAAAGCTGCTCGACCTTCTATACGAAAAGAACGGCCAAACTTTGAGCCAATTATGCGAGCACTTGGACATAGCACGGCAATCGACCACTCAGCATCTTGGGATTCTCGAGGCTGCCAATCTGGTGAGCACAGTTTGGCGTGGCCGGGAGAAGTTACATTTCATCAACCCGGTTCCTCTGCACGAGGTTTACGAGAGGTGGGTGCGGAAATTCGAACAACAGCGGCTTAGTCTGCTGCACGACCTGAAGAAGGAACTTGAAGGAGAGAATAATGAGTAA
- a CDS encoding Bor/Iss family lipoprotein — MRADKILPILGIVLLSLGFGESCRHAMVRYPQSPPEACRIYPSSRECKRALDLRSAQGEEGGEVHKIQHSYYFFGLYPGNLVLDTSKYCADGPRSVHQYTSFWNGLWEQLTLAIYSPQTVEIECYK, encoded by the coding sequence TTGCGCGCAGATAAAATTCTACCAATACTCGGGATCGTACTCCTAAGCTTAGGGTTCGGAGAATCTTGCAGACATGCAATGGTCCGATATCCCCAAAGTCCACCGGAAGCGTGCAGGATCTACCCTAGCTCCAGAGAATGTAAACGTGCTTTGGATCTAAGATCGGCACAGGGGGAAGAAGGTGGAGAAGTTCATAAGATCCAACATAGTTACTACTTCTTCGGGCTTTATCCAGGAAACCTGGTCTTAGACACTTCTAAGTATTGCGCGGATGGACCTAGATCAGTTCATCAGTACACCAGTTTTTGGAACGGACTTTGGGAACAGTTAACTCTTGCGATCTATTCGCCTCAGACAGTGGAGATAGAATGTTACAAATAA
- a CDS encoding GFA family protein, with protein sequence MTKSYTGGCACGAIRYTTNHEPIFQNHCQCLDCQKRSGTGHGSYLTFPARAEMIISGEATHWEVAGDSGNKKIHSFCPVCGTPVYLRFAAMPDLIAVHAGSLDEPSRFAPHTLTYKVRGLAWDSIDPSLQSFEKMPTG encoded by the coding sequence ATGACCAAGTCTTATACTGGCGGATGCGCTTGCGGCGCAATCCGCTATACAACCAATCACGAACCCATCTTCCAGAATCATTGCCAGTGTCTTGATTGCCAGAAGAGAAGTGGCACTGGTCATGGCTCCTATCTGACCTTTCCGGCACGAGCTGAGATGATAATTTCAGGTGAGGCGACTCACTGGGAAGTTGCGGGCGACAGTGGCAATAAGAAGATACACTCTTTCTGCCCAGTATGCGGAACGCCGGTATATCTGCGCTTTGCCGCAATGCCGGACTTGATCGCAGTCCATGCGGGAAGTTTAGATGAGCCGAGTCGGTTTGCACCGCATACACTTACTTATAAAGTTCGCGGACTGGCTTGGGATTCAATCGATCCTTCGTTGCAGTCATTTGAGAAAATGCCGACTGGTTAA
- a CDS encoding PAS domain-containing protein has protein sequence MPDILLICDSNGRILHINENGKKILSIATLESAKSMSLTDFLSETDQKYFETVILPNVSKSGEFEGRGLHLMKKDGSFLQTKQHAYLMPEMSYLFVFTEDKESEAGKKEALYKAFQQSQNGMFLTDKEGVILAVNKQFEKISGLKENELIGKTPKAFQSGMGASKTFYDEFWESVLQGSVSIANSNLKNGFVKDWKQNVLPIKDRNGEVSSFLSTILANSEFSESGEAKNNLDLSKSPSDTFRKYEGMDRETLIGILRDKTKLTKKETEICAGIASGKDKSRISEDLGIHPGTMKNHLKSIYRKTIDLEKEIPGPERDKLQRLTIYLFRLLGE, from the coding sequence ATGCCCGATATTTTGTTAATTTGCGATTCAAACGGAAGGATTCTTCATATTAACGAAAATGGAAAGAAGATCCTTAGTATCGCTACTTTAGAATCCGCTAAGAGTATGAGTCTTACTGACTTTCTTTCAGAAACGGATCAAAAATATTTCGAAACAGTTATACTACCTAATGTAAGCAAGTCGGGAGAGTTTGAAGGAAGAGGACTTCATTTAATGAAGAAGGACGGAAGTTTCCTTCAGACAAAACAACACGCTTATTTAATGCCGGAGATGTCTTATCTATTCGTATTTACGGAAGATAAAGAATCGGAAGCGGGGAAGAAGGAAGCTTTATACAAAGCGTTCCAACAATCCCAGAACGGAATGTTTTTAACCGATAAAGAAGGTGTGATCCTTGCGGTGAACAAACAGTTCGAAAAAATTTCCGGCTTAAAAGAGAATGAACTTATAGGAAAAACTCCTAAAGCATTTCAATCCGGGATGGGAGCATCTAAAACTTTTTACGATGAGTTTTGGGAATCTGTCCTACAAGGTTCGGTTTCCATCGCTAACTCGAATCTTAAAAACGGTTTTGTAAAAGATTGGAAACAAAACGTTTTGCCGATCAAAGACCGTAACGGAGAAGTTTCCAGCTTCTTAAGCACTATCCTTGCTAATTCTGAATTTTCCGAATCGGGAGAAGCAAAGAATAATCTGGATCTTTCCAAATCTCCATCCGACACTTTCAGAAAATATGAAGGTATGGATCGAGAAACCCTTATCGGAATTTTAAGAGATAAAACGAAACTCACCAAAAAAGAAACAGAGATCTGTGCGGGAATTGCTTCCGGTAAAGATAAGAGTCGGATCAGCGAAGACTTAGGTATCCATCCTGGGACGATGAAAAACCATCTTAAATCGATCTATAGAAAAACTATCGATCTAGAAAAAGAGATCCCAGGTCCTGAAAGAGATAAACTGCAAAGACTAACAATTTACCTCTTCCGTTTACTCGGGGAATAA
- a CDS encoding SulP family inorganic anion transporter, producing the protein MNLKTKQFLSNLPYDLSSSIAVFLVAIPLCLGIAHASGAPLFSGIISGFIGGIVVGTFSKSALSVSGPTASLTAIVLSGIRDLGNFEAFLLALLIAGMIQTLLGILKTGALSAYLPSATVAGMSVAIGLLLVVKQLPHLIGYDVEEFGVEEFDITKEDVNESYHDPHEVKETNSLMLLIHAFRNLQSNVLVIGVISLLSFWIWDRYFAKKFKYIPASLVAIILGTSTNLLLGHLLPGGSLSQDHLVTLPIFKNPSELFAHLDFPNFSYWDQGPVWTLALTIAFASSLESLLSVEVVDKLDEENRKTPMSQELIAQGLGNMACGLAGGIPITSVVVRGSVNVSSGAKTKFSAIFHGAWIGISVLLFPKFMNTIPLASLAAILTFTGLKLAKPEMFRLMFQKGYSQLLPFLATVVVTFFTNVLIGTFCGILVALVFVLYEDHRTAIYREERHGKFRRIVLGENLGFFHKAKIKAVLESQPSGITLEIDGTRTLHMDQDIKELIHEFRKNAHRKGTTVILGGIPNMENDIESLKKEMSESYQKLLRNNQEWVEEKTAEDPEFFSRHAEGQTPQTLFIGCSDSRVPVNVITKTNPGEIFVTRNIANVVSVDDMSLFSVVQYAIDALNVKHIIVCGHIGCGGVRAALQGKAAGLIDNWITHIKDVYLKHREELDALPEDEREERLIHLNVAEQVVNLYKTGMIQNALAKYGFPEIHGWVYDIRNGQISEVDYKDILSKELGGLYGYSK; encoded by the coding sequence ATGAATTTAAAAACAAAACAATTTCTTTCCAATCTTCCTTACGATCTTTCTTCAAGTATCGCAGTCTTTCTGGTGGCTATTCCTCTTTGTTTGGGGATCGCTCATGCGTCCGGTGCACCTTTATTTTCAGGGATTATTTCCGGTTTTATAGGTGGGATCGTAGTAGGAACCTTCAGCAAATCCGCCTTAAGTGTCTCCGGGCCCACGGCAAGTTTGACCGCTATCGTTCTTTCGGGTATCAGAGACCTGGGAAACTTCGAAGCATTCCTTCTCGCATTATTAATTGCAGGAATGATCCAAACTTTGCTAGGGATCTTAAAAACCGGAGCATTATCCGCTTATCTTCCTTCTGCTACGGTAGCGGGGATGTCCGTCGCGATCGGTTTACTTCTAGTCGTGAAACAATTGCCTCACTTGATCGGTTACGATGTGGAGGAATTCGGGGTAGAAGAATTCGATATCACCAAAGAAGACGTAAACGAATCCTATCACGATCCTCATGAAGTAAAAGAGACAAACTCTCTCATGTTGCTCATACATGCCTTCCGGAATTTACAGAGTAACGTACTCGTGATCGGAGTGATCTCTCTTTTATCCTTTTGGATTTGGGATAGATACTTTGCTAAAAAATTCAAATATATCCCCGCTTCTTTAGTGGCGATCATTCTGGGAACTTCTACAAATTTACTTTTAGGTCATCTCCTGCCTGGAGGATCTTTGAGTCAGGACCACTTGGTCACTCTTCCTATTTTTAAAAATCCTTCCGAACTTTTCGCTCATCTGGATTTTCCGAACTTCTCCTATTGGGACCAGGGCCCTGTATGGACCTTGGCATTGACGATCGCGTTTGCTTCTTCTTTAGAATCCTTACTCTCTGTTGAAGTAGTAGATAAACTGGACGAGGAAAATCGTAAAACTCCTATGTCTCAGGAATTGATCGCACAGGGTTTAGGAAATATGGCCTGCGGACTCGCAGGGGGGATCCCGATCACAAGTGTGGTGGTTAGAGGCTCAGTAAACGTTTCTTCAGGCGCAAAGACAAAATTTTCCGCCATTTTTCATGGAGCTTGGATAGGGATCAGTGTATTACTTTTTCCTAAATTTATGAATACCATTCCATTGGCGTCTCTTGCTGCGATCTTGACTTTTACAGGACTCAAACTCGCAAAACCGGAGATGTTCCGCCTGATGTTCCAAAAAGGGTATTCTCAGTTATTACCATTTTTGGCAACTGTGGTCGTTACATTCTTCACTAATGTTCTGATCGGGACATTCTGCGGGATCTTGGTGGCCTTGGTTTTCGTTCTATATGAGGATCATAGGACTGCTATATATAGAGAAGAACGTCACGGCAAGTTTAGAAGGATCGTTTTAGGAGAAAATTTAGGCTTCTTTCATAAGGCAAAGATCAAAGCGGTCCTAGAAAGCCAACCCTCTGGGATCACCTTGGAGATAGACGGGACTAGAACACTTCATATGGATCAGGATATCAAAGAATTGATCCACGAATTTAGAAAAAATGCCCACCGTAAGGGAACTACGGTGATCCTAGGAGGGATACCGAATATGGAAAATGATATCGAATCCTTGAAAAAAGAAATGAGCGAGTCTTATCAAAAATTATTGAGAAATAACCAAGAATGGGTGGAGGAGAAGACTGCGGAAGATCCTGAGTTTTTCTCTAGACATGCAGAAGGCCAGACACCTCAGACATTGTTCATAGGTTGTAGCGACTCTAGGGTTCCTGTAAATGTGATCACTAAGACAAATCCTGGGGAAATTTTCGTGACCAGAAATATCGCTAACGTGGTTTCTGTAGACGATATGTCCCTATTCAGCGTGGTCCAGTATGCGATCGATGCATTGAACGTAAAACATATCATTGTTTGCGGTCATATCGGTTGTGGTGGTGTCAGAGCTGCTCTTCAGGGGAAGGCCGCCGGCCTTATAGACAATTGGATCACGCATATTAAGGATGTGTATCTAAAACATAGGGAAGAATTGGACGCTTTGCCGGAAGATGAAAGAGAAGAGAGACTGATCCACCTGAATGTTGCAGAACAGGTAGTGAACTTATATAAGACCGGGATGATACAGAATGCTTTAGCTAAGTATGGATTTCCGGAGATTCACGGTTGGGTATATGATATCCGAAACGGACAGATAAGCGAAGTAGATTATAAAGACATTCTCTCCAAGGAGCTTGGAGGGTTGTACGGTTATTCTAAATAG
- the msrA gene encoding peptide-methionine (S)-S-oxide reductase MsrA, with protein sequence MGINLFKLIRLESILIIFIIFGFSNILFSKENPKTETAIFAGGCFWCMEGPFEKLPGVISVISGYTGGKEKNPTYEDVGYGRTGHRESVLITYDPKKIDYVKLLDTYWRQIDPTDPGGQFADRGNQYRTAIYYKNEAQRKLAQEFKDKIEASGKFSSPIAVEILPALEFYPAEEYHQDYYKKNPSHYKQYRKGSGREDYVIKVWGAKSD encoded by the coding sequence ATGGGAATAAATTTGTTCAAACTTATAAGATTAGAATCCATACTTATAATATTCATAATATTTGGTTTTTCGAATATTCTTTTCTCTAAAGAAAATCCAAAAACAGAAACGGCTATTTTCGCAGGAGGATGTTTCTGGTGTATGGAAGGACCGTTCGAAAAACTACCCGGTGTCATATCCGTAATCTCAGGATACACCGGCGGAAAAGAGAAAAATCCCACTTATGAAGACGTAGGTTACGGAAGAACAGGACATAGAGAATCCGTACTGATCACCTACGATCCCAAAAAGATCGATTACGTAAAACTTTTAGATACGTACTGGAGACAAATAGATCCAACAGATCCCGGGGGACAATTCGCAGATAGAGGCAACCAATACAGAACGGCAATCTATTATAAGAACGAGGCGCAAAGAAAATTGGCCCAAGAATTTAAAGATAAGATAGAAGCTTCGGGAAAATTCTCTTCTCCGATTGCAGTAGAAATTTTGCCCGCATTAGAATTTTATCCTGCGGAAGAATACCACCAGGATTATTATAAGAAGAACCCTTCTCATTATAAACAATATAGGAAGGGTTCCGGAAGAGAGGATTATGTGATCAAGGTTTGGGGAGCAAAGTCTGATTGA
- a CDS encoding LIC_10461 domain-containing protein, with protein sequence MLQIIKILILVLVLGFSAGCHTTTLVHKGGDTPYALAKETPGPDKKAKQGSTVFGIYPTTAPMEASCDRNHPEVIIKTGFVDLVIHTLIGPFYTTKTVEIYCKP encoded by the coding sequence ATGTTACAAATAATCAAAATTCTAATCTTGGTTCTGGTCCTCGGATTTTCTGCAGGTTGTCATACCACCACTCTCGTCCATAAAGGGGGAGATACTCCTTACGCATTGGCAAAAGAGACTCCAGGCCCGGATAAAAAAGCGAAACAAGGAAGTACAGTTTTCGGGATCTATCCTACCACCGCGCCAATGGAAGCAAGCTGCGATAGGAACCACCCTGAAGTGATTATCAAGACCGGCTTCGTGGACCTAGTCATTCATACACTGATCGGCCCCTTCTATACCACCAAAACTGTAGAAATATACTGCAAACCGTAA
- a CDS encoding GreA/GreB family elongation factor, with translation MSGKRFLSKIDHQKILSTLEVSAQSKVVQPSILEIIRKTLSKAKKIDQNQVPQDLITMNSKFVLRDLGNAEAFQFTLVYPDECAENAPSNGKLSLFSAHGSAVLGARVGEVVRWEINGMDKYLRVQELLYQPTAI, from the coding sequence ATGAGTGGTAAAAGATTTCTTTCTAAGATTGATCATCAAAAGATTCTCTCCACTCTTGAGGTTTCCGCCCAATCCAAAGTAGTCCAACCAAGTATCTTAGAAATAATACGTAAGACGCTATCTAAGGCTAAAAAGATAGATCAAAACCAAGTCCCCCAAGACTTGATCACTATGAACTCTAAATTCGTGCTCAGAGACTTAGGTAACGCAGAAGCATTCCAATTTACCTTAGTATATCCTGACGAATGTGCTGAAAATGCCCCTTCTAACGGTAAACTTTCCTTATTCTCCGCTCATGGTTCTGCAGTATTAGGCGCCAGAGTGGGCGAAGTAGTTCGTTGGGAGATTAACGGAATGGACAAATACCTAAGAGTCCAAGAACTACTCTACCAACCTACTGCTATTTAG
- a CDS encoding SRPBCC family protein has product MSKEKTSFVYVTYIRSTPEKVFEAITKPEIAKLYWGHENISDWKPGSSWEHVRNNEERTVNIVGKVVEVVPPTRLVISWASPSQASDPESYSRVTFNVEEYEDMVRLTVIHDELEAGSGMAKGIQQGWPIVLSSLKSLLETGKGIDVFAKPKSAASGSLS; this is encoded by the coding sequence ATGAGTAAAGAGAAAACGAGCTTCGTTTATGTAACGTATATCCGCTCGACGCCGGAAAAAGTATTCGAGGCAATCACAAAGCCTGAGATCGCGAAGCTGTACTGGGGCCATGAGAATATCTCCGACTGGAAGCCCGGATCCTCATGGGAACATGTGCGTAATAATGAGGAGCGCACTGTTAATATAGTCGGTAAGGTCGTCGAGGTTGTTCCTCCTACACGTTTGGTTATCAGCTGGGCGAGTCCTTCGCAAGCTTCCGATCCGGAAAGCTATAGCCGTGTAACGTTCAATGTCGAGGAATACGAAGATATGGTTCGGTTGACCGTCATCCATGACGAACTCGAAGCAGGAAGTGGAATGGCAAAGGGTATCCAACAAGGTTGGCCGATCGTTCTTTCCAGTCTGAAGTCGCTGTTAGAAACGGGAAAGGGCATCGATGTTTTTGCTAAGCCTAAGTCTGCTGCCAGCGGTAGTCTTTCATGA
- a CDS encoding SET domain-containing protein translates to MIERRTNKFGENGIFASQPIAKGTLLFSYSEWIEDEEFGWKVLSVSEADELPEEEKEIFMKYGYDVDFGLVTGPSGPEYVINHSNFMNHSCDPNMWYDQTDNIIAKRDIEVGEELTIDYGNFVVNFDQTFECACGATGCRKFIRKDDWKLLLPQYSLNFPTFMHKEIKKILVKVPA, encoded by the coding sequence ATGATCGAAAGACGCACGAACAAGTTCGGGGAAAACGGAATCTTCGCCTCTCAACCAATTGCTAAGGGAACATTACTGTTCAGCTATAGCGAATGGATCGAAGATGAGGAATTCGGATGGAAAGTACTCTCCGTTTCGGAAGCTGATGAACTTCCGGAAGAGGAAAAGGAAATCTTCATGAAATATGGCTATGACGTAGACTTCGGCCTAGTCACCGGCCCTTCCGGACCTGAATATGTTATCAATCATTCCAACTTTATGAACCATTCCTGCGATCCGAACATGTGGTACGATCAAACGGACAATATTATAGCCAAAAGGGATATAGAAGTTGGGGAAGAGCTTACCATCGACTACGGTAACTTCGTAGTGAACTTTGATCAGACCTTCGAATGTGCTTGTGGGGCAACTGGCTGCCGCAAATTCATCCGTAAGGACGATTGGAAACTCTTACTACCTCAGTATAGTCTCAACTTTCCTACCTTCATGCATAAGGAAATTAAGAAGATCCTGGTAAAAGTCCCTGCCTAA
- a CDS encoding DUF2179 domain-containing protein, whose translation MPNWAFDYLVLPLGIYLARMTDVSIGTVRIILISRERKVLAALLGFVEVLLWLIVITQIMRNLSNVFCYIAYAGGFATGTFLGMVVEEKLALGHSLIRIIVPEKGEEIVQNLTQAGYRTTTLEAQGARGPVKVILSLLRRKDIPIVLGILKNTAPGAFYTIENARKTSDPELWKTSGEEGESFARILWRRQSRIRK comes from the coding sequence ATGCCTAACTGGGCCTTCGATTATCTAGTTTTACCCCTCGGAATTTATTTAGCCAGAATGACGGACGTGAGCATAGGCACAGTCCGGATCATTCTAATCTCCAGAGAAAGAAAGGTCCTAGCAGCCCTTCTTGGCTTTGTAGAAGTACTTCTCTGGCTCATCGTAATCACTCAGATTATGCGAAACCTAAGTAACGTATTCTGCTATATAGCATACGCAGGCGGATTTGCCACGGGCACTTTTCTCGGAATGGTGGTAGAAGAAAAACTGGCCTTAGGACATTCACTCATCCGTATCATCGTTCCGGAAAAAGGAGAAGAGATCGTCCAAAATCTGACCCAAGCAGGCTACCGTACCACTACATTGGAAGCTCAAGGGGCCAGAGGTCCGGTCAAAGTCATTCTATCCTTATTAAGAAGAAAGGACATCCCCATTGTGCTTGGAATACTGAAGAATACGGCGCCTGGGGCCTTTTATACGATAGAGAATGCTCGTAAGACAAGCGATCCGGAACTGTGGAAGACTTCCGGAGAAGAAGGAGAAAGTTTTGCCCGCATCCTATGGAGAAGGCAATCCAGGATCAGGAAATGA
- a CDS encoding alpha/beta hydrolase: protein MNWEQNYHLEDGTFVGAGDVSIYYRAYRAKEANNPRTLVVHHGIGEHGKRYDNLLEALSGKGYNVYLIDARGHGKSGGSRGVVTHFNQFLADLDRLISIAKQKEGTKQVTLMGHSMGALIALFYAGEPSHQASLDRLVLSGLPIAVKTDLVMNIKKGAGSLLAGAFPTLTVPTGLDVNALSRDKSVVEAYKKDPLVHGSVGAYLGDFLLNSKEKALEKAARINFPVYLFHGKEDSIALSVGTEEAFKVIPSSDKSMKIYEGLYHETMNELPGDKAKVLGDLVNWLQTH, encoded by the coding sequence ATGAATTGGGAACAAAACTACCATCTGGAAGACGGAACCTTCGTAGGAGCAGGCGACGTATCCATCTACTATAGAGCCTACCGTGCAAAAGAAGCAAACAATCCCAGGACTTTAGTAGTCCATCACGGGATCGGGGAACACGGAAAAAGATACGACAATTTGCTCGAAGCGCTTTCCGGAAAAGGATATAATGTTTATCTAATAGATGCTCGCGGCCACGGAAAGTCCGGTGGAAGCAGAGGAGTAGTTACTCATTTTAACCAATTTTTAGCGGACTTGGACAGATTGATCAGTATCGCAAAACAAAAAGAAGGAACGAAACAAGTCACTCTGATGGGGCACTCCATGGGAGCATTGATCGCTTTGTTTTACGCAGGAGAACCTTCTCACCAAGCAAGCTTAGATAGACTTGTTCTGAGCGGACTGCCTATCGCAGTAAAAACGGACTTAGTCATGAATATCAAAAAAGGTGCAGGAAGCCTACTCGCAGGCGCATTCCCGACTCTTACCGTTCCAACCGGATTGGATGTAAACGCTTTGTCCAGAGATAAGTCTGTTGTAGAAGCGTATAAAAAAGATCCTTTAGTTCACGGTTCTGTTGGAGCTTACTTAGGAGATTTCCTTTTGAATTCTAAAGAAAAAGCCTTGGAGAAAGCGGCTCGGATCAACTTCCCAGTCTATCTATTCCACGGAAAAGAAGATTCAATCGCACTTTCTGTCGGAACAGAAGAAGCTTTCAAAGTCATACCTTCTTCAGACAAATCCATGAAAATTTACGAAGGCCTTTATCACGAAACCATGAACGAACTTCCCGGGGACAAAGCAAAAGTTTTGGGAGATCTGGTGAACTGGCTACAGACTCATTGA
- a CDS encoding glutathione S-transferase family protein: protein MSDLKLVIGNKNISSWSFRPWILLTQFGIPFEEISLKLFTPEYAAVIDKYSPSKKVPVLNDGDLRVWDSLSIAEYLAEKYAEKGLWPQDQIARAMARSVTAEMHSGFTGLRSNLSMNFHGRKSDFSPPEDAKKDIDRIQTLWEECLSSYGGPFLFGKNFCIADAFYAPVVSRFITYGVKLGPKASEYVQTISNLSSYKSWGEGAKLEIT from the coding sequence ATGAGCGATCTGAAACTTGTAATTGGAAATAAAAACATCTCCTCCTGGTCTTTCCGCCCATGGATCCTACTCACTCAATTCGGAATTCCTTTCGAAGAGATCTCTTTAAAACTATTCACACCTGAATATGCTGCCGTAATCGATAAGTATTCTCCTTCTAAAAAAGTGCCCGTGCTCAACGACGGAGACCTAAGAGTTTGGGACAGCCTTAGCATTGCGGAATATTTGGCAGAAAAATATGCGGAGAAGGGACTCTGGCCCCAAGATCAAATTGCAAGAGCCATGGCAAGATCAGTAACAGCGGAAATGCATTCCGGATTCACCGGCTTAAGATCCAATCTAAGCATGAACTTTCATGGCAGAAAGTCGGACTTCTCCCCTCCGGAAGATGCAAAGAAGGACATAGATAGGATCCAAACCCTTTGGGAAGAATGTTTGAGCTCCTACGGCGGCCCATTCTTATTCGGCAAAAACTTCTGCATTGCAGATGCATTCTACGCTCCGGTAGTTTCCAGATTTATAACGTACGGAGTAAAACTGGGGCCTAAGGCAAGCGAGTATGTGCAAACCATCTCTAATTTATCTTCTTACAAATCCTGGGGAGAAGGAGCTAAATTAGAGATCACCTAA